The Dehalococcoidia bacterium region GGGGCCGCCAGCGCTACGGGCGCCGTGCTCTCCATGCTGTGGTGGGCCATCAAGGGATGCAACCGTCCTCTCCTACGTGTAGCGAATGCGCGGGTCCAGCCATGCGTACAGGAGGTCCACACCCAGGTTTACCAGAACATACACCGCCGCGATGAGCAGGACGATGGTCTGGACTATGGGGTAGTCCCGTCGCAGAATCGCCTGGATCAGCTCCGTCCCCATGCCGGGGAGGACGAAGACGATCTCGACGAGCACCGCGCCGCCGATGAGAACGCCGAACTGTATGCCGGTCAGCGTGACGACGGGCAGGACGGCGTTCTTGAGGGCGTGGCGATACATGATGACGCGCTCCCGCAGGCCCTTGGACCAGGCCGTGCGGATGTAGTCCTGGCGCAATACCTCCAGCATCTGCGAGCGCGTCATCCGGCTTACCGCCGCCGACAGGTAGTACCCCATGGTCAAGCTCGGCCAGATGATCTGCTGAAGGTTGACCAGCGGGTCTTCAAAAAAGCCAGCGTAGCCCAGAGGCGGCAGCCAGCCGAAAGTCCCCACCAGCACCATGATGACCAGCGTTCCGGTCCAGAACACGGGCATGGCGAGCCCGCCGATGCTCACCACCCGGAAGACGTAGTCCACCCACGTGTCCTGCCGCATGGCGGACAGCACGCCGATGGGCAGGGCGATGAGCAGCGACACCACAATGGACAGAATGACCAGCTCCAGCGTGACGGGGAAGGTGTC contains the following coding sequences:
- a CDS encoding ABC transporter permease, with the protein product MQRYIIRRLLLAVPVLIGVSLTIFIIMRVIPGDIALAILGGEGSAGVSQEKLTAFREQLGLNKPIYQQYLSWMWDFVRLDPGKSLQSGRPVIAHIRDTFPVTLELVILSIVVSLLIALPIGVLSAMRQDTWVDYVFRVVSIGGLAMPVFWTGTLVIMVLVGTFGWLPPLGYAGFFEDPLVNLQQIIWPSLTMGYYLSAAVSRMTRSQMLEVLRQDYIRTAWSKGLRERVIMYRHALKNAVLPVVTLTGIQFGVLIGGAVLVEIVFVLPGMGTELIQAILRRDYPIVQTIVLLIAAVYVLVNLGVDLLYAWLDPRIRYT